The Heliorestis convoluta genome includes the window GAGGAAAAAGAGCATAATCTTGAAACACCATGCCAATGCCTCGTTTTTCCGGTGGTACCCAGTTGCTTTTGCTGCTAACAATGCGTCCACCCAGGGAGATCGTGCCCTGATCAGGCCGCTCGAAGCCTGCGATCAAGCGCAATGTCGTCGTTTTACCACAACCACTTGGGCCAAGCAGTGTTACGATCTCTCCTTTTTCCACGGCAAGGGATAAATTCTTCACCGCTGCTTCTGTAGATCCTGGATAGGTCTTATATAAGCCTTGCAAATCAATATGATACAAAAGAAAGTCACCACCTTTATGTTTATGCCTTGGTTAATATTTTTTCAGCATCCACCGTAAAGGAATAATCGATAAGAGCACAAGCAACAAAGCGGCTGGTGCAGCAGTCTGATAAAAGCCTTCACTCGCATCAATCCAGATTCGAACGGCCAGTGTATCCATCCCAGGGGGCCGCAAAAGAAGTGTCGCTGGCAACTCTTTGATAGCACTGACAAAGACAAGAGCACTGCCTGCCAAAAGACCTGGCGTGATCAGAGGCAAGGTCACTCGCATCATCACTTGCCAGGGTGAGTAGCCGGCCATACGTCCTGCTTCATCGAGTCGTGGTGAGACAGCCGTTAAAGCCGCTTCAGCCGCTTGCATGTTCTGGGGCAAAAAGCGAATCACATAGGCCACAATCACCAAGGCCGCTGTGCCGTAGAGAAAAGGAATATACTGATTGAAAACAAAGATAATCCCCAAGGCGACAATAACACCTGGCAAAGCATAGCCTGCATAAGCAAGCTTATCTACAAAAGTACTGACAATAGAAGGATTTCGAGACTTAAGATATACAACGGGCAATGCTAGAATCATACAGAGTACGCTGGCAGAGCCGGCCATAAAGACACTATTCCAAGCAAAACCCCAGAAGCGAGAATCAATGGCACCACGAGTAATGCCCACAGAGGACCAGTAAAAAAGAACAGCCAAGGGCAAGACTACGGCCAGCGTGAAGATAGCAATGACATAAAAGAGCAGAGGCAGCTTATAGTGCCCTAGCTCACTAACAGGCGCTTGTCGCGGTGTGCCTTTCGATTGATAGAAGCGTTGTTTTTCTCTTGTTTTCGCTTCTCCCCAGATAAATACCAGGGTAATTGCAATTAAGAGTACACTTAAGATGGCAGCGGCCACTTGATCATAGTTGCCCATCTGAAAATAAATGGCTGCCGTAAACGTTGTATAGCGTAAAGCAGCGACGGCACCAAAGTCCGAAAGAACATAAAGGGCCACCAAAATAGCGCCTGCCCCCATGGCGGGACGTAAAAGCGGCAACGTCACTTTCCAGAAAACTTGTCCGTAGTGAAGGCCCGCAATTCTGGCTGCTTCTTCATAATTTAAGTTCGATCGTTTTAAAGCAGCAGAGGTAATCAAGTATACATAGGGATAGGTAAAGAGAATCAGAACAAAAGCGACACCCCAGAAAGAATAGATGTTAAAAAGAGGGCTTCCAAGCCAATCACGGATCCACCCCGTAGGGCCAAAAATTATGATATAGGTAATCGCTCCTACATAAGGGGGAATTAAAAGAGGCAACGCAAGCAACCATTGCCAAGCTTTACGTCCTGGCAGATCGGTTCGAATGACCAAAAAAGCCAAGGTTACGCCAATGAACAGGGCAAAGAAGGTTACTACAAAAGTCAAGCTGAGTGTGTTCTGCAAAAGAATAGGAATTCGTGTATCTAGTAGTCGAAGCCAGCGATCGGCACCACCTTGTATTCCCCGTATAACCACATAGAGAATGGGTACTAGCATGGTTAGTGCTGTCACAATGGCAACAGTGAGGAGACCAAGGCCTGGTGGATTGCCGCGCCACAGCTTTAACCAGAAGAAGGAAAAGGCCCCTGGTAGATCAGGGACCTTTTCCTGGGATTGTTCAATTGTTTCAGGCGGTACGGACTTTTTCGGTATACTTTCCAATATCTACAACCCCTAGCTTAGACCATTATCTTTACAGGTTCAAATCTAGACCAGCATCTTCAATCAATTGTTTTACATCAGACCAGACAGGGCCTAGTTCTTGTAATGGCATATCCATTACTTTGTATTCATCAATCTTTTTCGCAAAGCCAACTGCTTCTACAGCAGGATTCAGAGGAACTTCCATGCTATTGAAAGCAAATACTTTTTGTTGTTCTGGTTCTAAGAGCCAGTCAATAAAGGCTTTCGCATTCTTCGTATTGGGAGCGTCTTTGATAAGTGCTACGCCTGCAGCGTTGACAAAAGCACCGATGTCATCAGAGCCTTGATCCGGGTAGATAGCACCTACATTGTTATCTTTGTCTTCGTTGAGCTGCAAGTGATAGTAGTAGTTGTTAACAAGACCAAACTTAAATTCACCGGCACCCACAGAGCGACGAATGTCACCGTGACCATTTACAACAGCGCCTGCATTTTCTCGAACTTGCTCAATCCATTCTTTGGTCTTCTCATCGCCCCAAGCGGCACGTAGCGCTGCAACGTGAGCAACCATAGAACCATTGCCACCGCGGGTAATCATAAACTCTCCTGACCACTTCGGATCCGTTAATTCCCATAAGGCCTTGGGCATTTCTTCTTCTGAAATAAGGTCTTTGTTGTACATCAGAACGCGAGTTCTGGCAGAAAGACCTACCCAGGAGCCATCCACAGCGCGATACTTGGGATCAATGACTTCTAACGCTTTAGAATCGTTGCT containing:
- a CDS encoding ABC transporter permease, giving the protein MESIPKKSVPPETIEQSQEKVPDLPGAFSFFWLKLWRGNPPGLGLLTVAIVTALTMLVPILYVVIRGIQGGADRWLRLLDTRIPILLQNTLSLTFVVTFFALFIGVTLAFLVIRTDLPGRKAWQWLLALPLLIPPYVGAITYIIIFGPTGWIRDWLGSPLFNIYSFWGVAFVLILFTYPYVYLITSAALKRSNLNYEEAARIAGLHYGQVFWKVTLPLLRPAMGAGAILVALYVLSDFGAVAALRYTTFTAAIYFQMGNYDQVAAAILSVLLIAITLVFIWGEAKTREKQRFYQSKGTPRQAPVSELGHYKLPLLFYVIAIFTLAVVLPLAVLFYWSSVGITRGAIDSRFWGFAWNSVFMAGSASVLCMILALPVVYLKSRNPSIVSTFVDKLAYAGYALPGVIVALGIIFVFNQYIPFLYGTAALVIVAYVIRFLPQNMQAAEAALTAVSPRLDEAGRMAGYSPWQVMMRVTLPLITPGLLAGSALVFVSAIKELPATLLLRPPGMDTLAVRIWIDASEGFYQTAAPAALLLVLLSIIPLRWMLKKY
- a CDS encoding extracellular solute-binding protein, with protein sequence MKKSLGKLLMTTLLGTALFVTGCSSSSSTSTAADADKETKELVIYSARNETFVQPLVESFEEQTGIKVRMLSGNEASVNKIIEERNNVQADIFFSNDAGAMEYLRLEGLLASNDSKALEVIDPKYRAVDGSWVGLSARTRVLMYNKDLISEEEMPKALWELTDPKWSGEFMITRGGNGSMVAHVAALRAAWGDEKTKEWIEQVRENAGAVVNGHGDIRRSVGAGEFKFGLVNNYYYHLQLNEDKDNNVGAIYPDQGSDDIGAFVNAAGVALIKDAPNTKNAKAFIDWLLEPEQQKVFAFNSMEVPLNPAVEAVGFAKKIDEYKVMDMPLQELGPVWSDVKQLIEDAGLDLNL